In Salisediminibacterium beveridgei, one DNA window encodes the following:
- the tnpB gene encoding IS66 family insertion sequence element accessory protein TnpB (TnpB, as the term is used for proteins encoded by IS66 family insertion elements, is considered an accessory protein, since TnpC, encoded by a neighboring gene, is a DDE family transposase.), with the protein MMSHAQPKQVFLAKGATDLRKSIDGLAAIVQEGFQLNPFSPSFFVFCNRQRDKIKILHWDHNGFWLYYRRLEKGTFPWPKADDHQPLLITDRQLRWLLDGLPIDQKGAHRKLSPEKVV; encoded by the coding sequence ATGATGTCTCATGCTCAGCCTAAACAAGTCTTCCTTGCAAAAGGTGCAACAGATTTACGGAAATCCATCGACGGATTAGCTGCCATTGTGCAGGAAGGGTTCCAACTGAATCCTTTCTCACCGTCGTTCTTTGTCTTCTGTAACAGACAAAGGGATAAGATTAAAATCTTGCATTGGGATCATAATGGTTTCTGGCTTTATTATCGCCGCCTTGAAAAAGGGACGTTTCCTTGGCCCAAAGCAGATGACCATCAACCCTTACTCATTACAGACAGGCAGTTAAGATGGCTTCTGGATGGGCTTCCGATTGATCAAAAAGGAGCCCACAGAAAGTTATCTCCTGAAAAAGTTGTATAA
- the gdhA gene encoding NADP-specific glutamate dehydrogenase produces MKLEAELQHDSIAIAKAEEYVHGVLSQVKTRFEHEHEFIQAIEEVFCSLIPLFAKEDHYIEQAILERIVEPERLVSFRVPWVDDDHNIQINRGFRVQFNSAIGPYKGGLRFHPSVNQSIIKFLGFEQIFKNSLTGQPIGAGKGGADFDPKGKSDQEIMRFCQSFMTELMKHIGPNTDVPAGDIGVGAREIGYMFGQYKRLRGMYEAGVLTGKDPVSGGSLGRKEATGYGTVYFVNEMITDKQLCFAGSRIVVSGSGNVSIYAMEKAMELGGQVIACSDSEGYVVDYNGICLETVKKLKENEGKRIREYIKHHPDAYFFEDGQGIWSVPCDIALPCATENELDEMAAKILVANGVKAVGEGANMPSTKEAVAVFQENQVLFAPGKAANAGGVAVSALEMAQNSMRLSWTAEEVDQRLQEIMKEIYKESKACALTYADQDNLVTGANIAGFKKVADTMIMQGVI; encoded by the coding sequence ATGAAATTAGAAGCAGAACTGCAGCATGATTCAATCGCAATAGCGAAAGCAGAGGAATATGTTCATGGTGTTCTTTCACAGGTGAAGACTCGTTTTGAACATGAGCATGAGTTTATTCAAGCGATTGAAGAAGTTTTTTGTTCATTAATTCCACTGTTTGCTAAAGAAGATCACTACATTGAACAAGCAATTCTCGAAAGAATTGTTGAACCTGAACGTTTAGTTTCTTTTCGTGTGCCTTGGGTCGACGATGATCATAATATTCAGATCAACAGGGGTTTTCGTGTTCAATTCAACAGTGCAATAGGTCCATATAAAGGTGGACTTCGCTTTCATCCTTCTGTTAATCAGAGTATCATCAAATTTCTCGGTTTTGAACAAATTTTCAAAAATTCATTAACGGGTCAACCTATAGGTGCAGGAAAAGGTGGAGCAGATTTCGATCCCAAAGGTAAATCCGATCAGGAAATTATGCGTTTTTGTCAAAGTTTTATGACTGAATTAATGAAACACATTGGCCCGAATACAGATGTTCCTGCTGGCGATATCGGAGTTGGTGCCAGAGAAATCGGTTATATGTTTGGGCAATATAAGCGACTCAGGGGAATGTATGAAGCTGGAGTATTAACAGGTAAAGATCCAGTTTCAGGAGGCAGTCTGGGTCGAAAAGAAGCAACTGGGTACGGAACAGTATATTTTGTGAATGAGATGATTACGGACAAGCAGTTATGCTTTGCCGGGAGCCGGATCGTTGTATCGGGATCAGGAAATGTTTCTATATATGCGATGGAAAAAGCCATGGAGTTGGGGGGGCAAGTGATTGCCTGCAGCGATTCCGAGGGGTATGTCGTCGATTATAACGGGATTTGTCTGGAAACCGTTAAGAAGTTGAAGGAAAATGAGGGAAAGCGGATTCGTGAATATATAAAACACCATCCGGATGCATATTTTTTCGAGGATGGCCAAGGAATCTGGTCGGTGCCTTGCGACATTGCCCTGCCGTGTGCAACTGAAAATGAATTAGATGAAATGGCTGCTAAAATACTCGTTGCTAACGGGGTGAAGGCGGTCGGTGAAGGGGCGAACATGCCTTCGACAAAAGAAGCAGTGGCTGTTTTTCAGGAGAATCAGGTGCTATTTGCTCCAGGTAAAGCTGCCAATGCTGGCGGTGTTGCTGTGTCTGCTTTGGAAATGGCTCAGAACAGCATGCGTCTATCCTGGACAGCTGAAGAAGTAGATCAGAGGCTGCAAGAGATCATGAAAGAGATTTATAAAGAATCGAAAGCATGTGCACTGACATATGCTGATCAAGATAACCTTGTTACCGGTGCAAATATTGCAGGATTTAAAAAAGTGGCTGATACAATGATTATGCAAGGTGTGATATAA
- a CDS encoding M20/M25/M40 family metallo-hydrolase: protein MSRIWSTAQQLEELTYELVGWNSVTGTSAETEFSYRLKNLMERVPYFKDHPELLTLHPAETGRQSLTALYRCKDTSVMDTVVLISHFDTVNMDDYGEFEPLALDPVALTNKFKQEAEQEQGQLKKDILSDEYIFGRGIMDMKSGLAQHIQLLDEAIHERLPINLLLITVHDEESDSEGIRTVVPMLKKFAVEYQLNFRLFLNAEPSFPMFEQDDVQYIYSGSMGKLMPAVVVRGKGTHAGDSQRALSAPYILSFITQKWSGTKNSLIHTKVKPHHFQPRYPAGI, encoded by the coding sequence ATGAGCAGAATCTGGTCGACAGCACAACAACTTGAAGAATTGACTTACGAGCTTGTTGGTTGGAACAGCGTTACGGGAACTTCAGCAGAAACAGAATTTTCGTACCGATTGAAAAATCTAATGGAAAGAGTACCATATTTCAAGGACCATCCTGAATTGTTAACTCTTCATCCTGCTGAAACAGGGCGACAGAGCCTGACTGCATTGTATCGTTGCAAAGATACCAGTGTTATGGATACCGTTGTTCTGATCAGCCACTTTGATACAGTAAATATGGATGATTATGGAGAATTTGAACCATTGGCATTAGACCCGGTTGCATTGACAAATAAATTCAAGCAGGAAGCTGAGCAAGAACAAGGGCAACTTAAAAAAGATATTCTCAGTGATGAATACATATTCGGAAGAGGTATCATGGACATGAAAAGTGGTCTGGCCCAGCATATTCAGCTGTTGGATGAGGCCATTCATGAACGTTTACCGATTAATCTTCTCTTGATAACAGTTCATGATGAAGAATCGGATTCTGAAGGTATTCGAACCGTTGTACCAATGCTGAAAAAATTTGCAGTGGAATATCAGTTAAACTTTCGGTTGTTCTTAAATGCAGAACCATCATTTCCCATGTTTGAACAGGATGATGTACAATACATTTACTCCGGTTCAATGGGGAAGTTAATGCCTGCAGTTGTTGTCAGGGGAAAGGGAACTCACGCAGGTGATTCGCAAAGAGCTCTGAGTGCTCCTTACATTCTTTCCTTCATCACGCAAAAATGGAGTGGAACAAAAAATTCACTGATTCATACGAAGGTGAAACCTCATCACTTCCAGCCACGTTATCCTGCCGGGATTTGA
- a CDS encoding ATP-binding protein, with translation MLSGIINNAFFVFFPIFLYYLFYHQGRDRFFNNDKFILTILFSISVTLCMFFPYQFLMTEDYLFDLRQVPLIIGTLYGGYIVGAVLFVVSAVVRLIIGGGDGVVIALLNQFAIFAVVPLFRRAYFKLVHRKRIAVITMISAGSLAFNAFAGALLFNDPLLEVLDMWFILLLNQSLFIILTTIVIERIMKNNYIEQNMQKHEKLEVISHLSASISHEIRNPLQVIKGFIQLLHTKEYDREKQKEFYQYMNEEIESAERIISDYLMFAKPTFDDQETISVEREIEKAVSIIQPYANLSSVSIQYTGLASDHLIDCDHQRFKQVIINIARNSIEAMEGGGKLTFKVKGDKDHVLVIIADTGKGMTGEEVIRLGEPYYSNKATGTGLGMMVVYSILKNIHGTIEVNSMPDKGTEFLIRFPKSMQQPK, from the coding sequence ATGTTAAGCGGTATCATTAATAATGCTTTTTTTGTATTTTTTCCGATTTTTCTTTACTATTTATTCTACCATCAGGGTAGAGACCGTTTTTTTAATAACGACAAGTTCATTTTAACAATATTATTTTCAATATCAGTTACTTTATGTATGTTCTTCCCTTATCAATTTCTTATGACAGAGGATTATTTATTTGACTTACGTCAGGTTCCGTTAATCATCGGTACCTTATATGGAGGCTATATTGTTGGGGCGGTATTATTCGTTGTCTCTGCAGTTGTCAGATTGATAATTGGTGGTGGAGATGGCGTTGTTATTGCCTTATTGAATCAATTCGCTATTTTCGCCGTTGTTCCTCTATTCAGAAGGGCGTATTTTAAACTGGTTCACAGAAAACGTATCGCCGTGATTACGATGATTTCTGCAGGGTCTCTTGCATTCAATGCATTTGCAGGGGCGTTGTTGTTTAATGATCCTCTCCTCGAAGTTTTGGATATGTGGTTTATCTTATTGTTAAACCAAAGCCTGTTTATTATCTTAACAACAATTGTCATTGAAAGAATTATGAAGAATAATTACATTGAGCAAAATATGCAAAAACATGAAAAACTTGAAGTCATAAGTCATTTATCAGCTTCAATTTCTCATGAAATACGCAATCCGCTCCAAGTGATTAAGGGATTTATCCAGCTTTTACATACAAAAGAATATGACCGTGAAAAACAAAAAGAGTTTTATCAATACATGAATGAAGAAATCGAATCAGCAGAGCGGATCATCTCAGACTATCTTATGTTTGCGAAACCCACTTTTGATGATCAGGAAACAATCTCAGTTGAGCGGGAAATTGAGAAAGCTGTCAGTATTATTCAGCCATATGCTAATTTATCTTCCGTTTCGATTCAGTACACTGGGCTGGCATCGGATCATTTGATTGATTGTGATCACCAACGTTTCAAACAGGTGATCATCAATATTGCCCGTAATTCTATCGAGGCAATGGAAGGGGGAGGAAAACTGACATTTAAGGTGAAAGGAGACAAAGATCATGTTTTAGTGATCATCGCTGATACCGGTAAGGGAATGACGGGTGAAGAAGTCATACGTTTAGGTGAACCTTATTATTCGAATAAAGCAACTGGAACTGGACTTGGCATGATGGTGGTTTATAGTATATTGAAAAATATACATGGAACCATCGAAGTAAATTCAATGCCTGATAAAGGAACTGAATTTTTAATTCGTTTTCCGAAAAGTATGCAACAGCCTAAATAA
- the tnpA gene encoding IS66 family insertion sequence element accessory protein TnpA → MNRNANLRDFWEHKVKEVQKSGLSVAEWVRQNDEFTVHQVRYWIRKFKEESKSLATAEQPQTNWIPVNVDATSRPDPQMIYLTLPNDSRLEIPSGLDQSDLTNLLRAVNAL, encoded by the coding sequence ATGAATAGGAATGCTAACCTCAGAGATTTCTGGGAACATAAAGTTAAAGAGGTCCAAAAATCTGGACTGTCTGTAGCTGAGTGGGTTCGTCAAAATGATGAATTCACGGTCCATCAAGTGCGCTACTGGATTCGTAAATTTAAAGAAGAATCCAAATCACTTGCAACCGCAGAACAGCCGCAAACTAATTGGATACCCGTAAACGTTGATGCCACATCCCGACCTGATCCCCAAATGATCTATCTTACCCTTCCAAATGATAGCCGACTTGAAATCCCTTCGGGATTAGATCAGTCGGACCTCACCAATCTTCTTCGAGCAGTGAATGCATTATGA
- the tnpC gene encoding IS66 family transposase: MKKSSAISPKTTEHLEDRVSKLEREKAELELQLKWYKEQLSLQQRQKFGKSSEKTDPDQLELPLFNEAEQEQHPSEEEPTVESITYERKKKRKVRKDLTENLPSKTIEHTLPVEDQVCSCCNGKLHTMKQQVKEELEIIPAEVKVIRYVTYLYSCRDCEKNGTGNPIVKAPVPERAFPGSLASPSMVSYIMDQKFVQGTPLYRQEQAFNRLGVPLSRQTLSNWILEGSEQWLEPIYDRMVETLTLLDVLHADETTVQVLKEDGKEASSTSYMWLYRSGMSSVPIVIYDYQPGRASKYPIRFLEGFKGYLHVDGYGGYHGLKPKVELVGCWAHARRKFVDAVKSLPDDGSTTKSSAQEGLDFINQLYRIEKHIQEERLSPEKVYDVRQKRSKPVLEAYSAWLQTMRAKTLPKTLLGKAIVYSINQMDHLRNFLKDGRLDIDNNRAERSIKPFVIGRKNWLFSNTPRGAKSSSVIYSIIETAKENRLKPQAYLDYLFEHLPNSKQSEMDQFLPWSESLPEEIRIK; the protein is encoded by the coding sequence ATGAAAAAATCTTCTGCGATCTCACCCAAAACAACTGAACATCTCGAAGACCGTGTCTCGAAACTTGAACGGGAAAAGGCTGAACTTGAACTTCAACTCAAATGGTACAAGGAACAGCTCAGCCTCCAGCAAAGACAAAAATTCGGTAAGTCCAGTGAAAAAACGGATCCGGATCAGCTGGAGCTGCCTCTGTTTAATGAAGCAGAGCAAGAACAACATCCGTCCGAAGAAGAACCAACGGTCGAATCGATTACATATGAACGTAAGAAAAAGCGCAAAGTCCGAAAGGACCTTACAGAAAACCTTCCATCAAAAACCATTGAGCATACACTCCCGGTTGAGGATCAGGTTTGTTCGTGCTGCAATGGAAAGCTCCATACAATGAAGCAACAAGTCAAAGAAGAATTGGAAATCATTCCGGCAGAGGTTAAAGTAATTCGATATGTTACCTATCTATACAGTTGCAGAGACTGTGAGAAAAACGGTACGGGAAACCCGATTGTTAAAGCACCTGTTCCAGAGCGGGCATTCCCAGGAAGCCTTGCTTCACCATCGATGGTCTCTTACATCATGGACCAGAAATTTGTTCAGGGGACGCCGCTTTATCGCCAGGAACAGGCATTCAATCGTTTGGGTGTTCCTTTATCAAGGCAGACCCTTTCAAATTGGATTCTTGAAGGTTCTGAACAGTGGCTGGAACCGATCTACGATCGGATGGTTGAGACTTTAACATTGCTCGATGTTCTTCATGCCGATGAAACGACTGTTCAAGTTCTCAAAGAGGATGGGAAGGAAGCGAGCTCTACCTCCTATATGTGGTTGTACCGATCAGGCATGAGCAGTGTGCCGATTGTGATCTACGACTATCAACCCGGACGCGCCAGTAAATATCCAATTCGTTTCCTTGAAGGATTTAAAGGATACTTGCACGTAGACGGATATGGAGGCTATCACGGCTTAAAACCGAAAGTCGAACTTGTTGGGTGCTGGGCTCATGCACGCAGGAAATTCGTAGATGCTGTGAAATCCTTACCTGATGATGGTTCGACAACCAAAAGTTCTGCACAGGAGGGTCTGGATTTTATCAACCAGCTCTATCGCATCGAAAAGCATATACAGGAAGAGCGCCTCTCTCCGGAAAAAGTCTATGACGTTCGTCAAAAACGTTCAAAACCTGTTTTGGAGGCTTATTCAGCATGGCTTCAAACGATGCGAGCCAAAACCTTACCGAAAACGCTCCTTGGAAAAGCCATTGTTTATTCTATCAATCAAATGGATCACCTGAGAAACTTCTTAAAGGATGGCCGCCTTGATATAGATAACAACAGAGCTGAGCGCAGCATAAAACCTTTTGTGATTGGAAGAAAAAACTGGCTGTTCTCCAATACACCGCGAGGTGCAAAGAGCAGTAGTGTTATTTACAGTATCATTGAGACAGCAAAAGAGAATCGTTTAAAGCCTCAAGCTTATCTGGATTACTTGTTTGAACATTTGCCCAATAGCAAGCAATCTGAAATGGATCAGTTTCTACCCTGGTCAGAATCATTACCAGAGGAAATTCGGATCAAATAA
- a CDS encoding LysR substrate-binding domain-containing protein encodes MELRQIRYFIEVANREHMTDAANALHVAQSAVSRQIVNLEDELGVDLFIREGRNLKLTPIGRTFLERISHAVNVIDGATQEVSEYLEPEKGTVRIAYPISLAAHTLPRAISSFRMRYPDAKFQLMQRLNRDLVSGIVKGDFNMAMIGPLPKDDRRIETRALFTEKVVALLPKHHRLADRENIRLRDLKDEPFVLLPEPFEFRNIVLDACKEVGFTPYIAFEGDDIDALKGLVAAGLGVTLMPEVTLMDSLFRSTVKKNITDPDVTRTVGVLSPVDRQLLPTEKLFYDFIVEFFDRVSEFKD; translated from the coding sequence ATGGAATTAAGGCAAATCAGATATTTTATAGAAGTAGCTAATCGGGAACATATGACAGATGCTGCAAATGCTCTCCATGTAGCACAGTCGGCTGTCAGTAGGCAAATTGTGAATCTTGAAGACGAACTGGGTGTCGACCTCTTTATCAGAGAAGGTCGCAACCTGAAACTGACTCCGATTGGACGAACTTTTTTAGAGCGGATTTCACATGCAGTCAATGTTATTGATGGTGCGACTCAGGAAGTTTCTGAATATCTTGAACCAGAAAAAGGTACAGTACGTATCGCTTATCCTATCAGTCTCGCTGCCCATACATTGCCTCGAGCAATTTCTTCCTTTCGCATGCGTTACCCGGACGCCAAATTTCAACTAATGCAACGCCTTAACCGGGATCTCGTCAGCGGGATCGTCAAGGGAGATTTCAATATGGCAATGATCGGTCCGCTACCTAAAGATGACCGGAGAATTGAAACACGCGCACTGTTCACCGAAAAAGTGGTCGCACTTTTACCTAAGCATCACCGGCTCGCAGACAGAGAGAATATCAGGTTACGCGACTTAAAGGACGAACCATTCGTTCTTTTACCTGAACCATTTGAATTTCGAAACATTGTACTTGATGCATGCAAAGAAGTGGGTTTCACCCCTTATATCGCTTTTGAGGGAGATGACATCGACGCATTGAAAGGCCTTGTAGCTGCCGGTTTGGGCGTCACACTGATGCCGGAAGTGACGTTGATGGACAGCCTGTTTCGATCGACTGTCAAAAAAAACATTACAGATCCTGACGTTACAAGAACAGTCGGTGTGCTGTCTCCTGTCGACAGACAGCTTTTGCCAACCGAAAAATTATTTTACGACTTCATTGTTGAATTCTTTGACAGGGTAAGTGAATTCAAAGATTAA
- a CDS encoding class I SAM-dependent methyltransferase, translating into MDFYTRINHHYDHLFPVKKQAVELIESLTEGNGPIIDLAAGTGNEVIALASKNYRTIGLDLNEEMIKTAKEKSKSVAEKAEFYVKDIRRLNDLNITNASSIYCIGNSIVHLSSQAEISQVLEDSYHSLESGGSLMIQTVNFDWVKNQHITSLPALNNPDHDVVFERHYIHHESSITFKGILHSGTEKNEIETMLLPITSIDWETMIRKSSFQNFSIYSDFKKASFSPNSPALILIITKN; encoded by the coding sequence TTGGATTTCTATACCAGAATTAATCACCATTACGATCACCTGTTTCCTGTTAAAAAGCAAGCTGTTGAATTAATTGAATCCTTGACTGAGGGGAACGGGCCAATCATTGATCTTGCTGCTGGAACTGGAAATGAAGTGATTGCCCTTGCTTCCAAAAACTATCGAACCATCGGCCTTGACTTGAATGAGGAAATGATTAAAACAGCCAAAGAAAAATCAAAAAGTGTAGCTGAGAAAGCCGAGTTTTATGTGAAAGACATTCGTCGATTAAACGATTTAAATATAACCAATGCTTCCTCTATCTATTGTATAGGAAATTCAATCGTACACTTAAGCAGTCAGGCAGAAATCAGCCAAGTCCTCGAAGACAGCTATCATTCGCTTGAAAGCGGAGGATCCTTGATGATTCAAACCGTCAATTTCGATTGGGTCAAAAATCAACACATCACAAGTCTACCTGCACTGAATAATCCTGATCACGATGTGGTATTTGAACGACACTACATTCATCATGAATCCAGCATTACATTCAAAGGCATTCTTCATTCAGGGACTGAAAAAAATGAAATAGAGACAATGCTTCTGCCGATCACATCCATTGATTGGGAGACCATGATCCGAAAATCGTCATTTCAAAACTTTTCAATTTATAGCGATTTCAAAAAAGCGTCATTCAGCCCAAATAGTCCCGCTTTGATTCTGATTATCACTAAAAATTAA
- the tnpA gene encoding IS200/IS605 family transposase, which produces MELDNNNHSVFLLYYHLVLVVKYRKEVIDNNISEYLKDHFVRLMEPKGIKLEEWNQDGDHVHVLFRSVPNVDLSKTINNYKSVSSRLVKRDFPHIKKSLWKEMFWSRSYCLLTSGGAPVETIRKYIETQGMK; this is translated from the coding sequence TTGGAATTAGATAATAATAATCATTCAGTGTTCTTGTTATATTACCACTTAGTCTTGGTTGTTAAGTACCGAAAAGAAGTGATTGATAATAATATTTCAGAGTATTTGAAAGATCATTTCGTTCGCTTAATGGAGCCTAAGGGAATCAAATTGGAAGAGTGGAATCAAGACGGTGACCACGTTCACGTATTGTTCCGTTCGGTTCCTAATGTAGATTTGTCAAAAACAATAAACAATTACAAAAGCGTTAGTTCCCGTTTAGTAAAGCGCGACTTCCCTCATATTAAGAAGTCGCTATGGAAAGAAATGTTTTGGTCGCGCAGCTATTGTCTTTTAACTTCGGGTGGCGCACCTGTTGAAACCATTCGCAAATATATCGAAACACAAGGGATGAAGTAA
- a CDS encoding AbrB/MazE/SpoVT family DNA-binding domain-containing protein → MKSTGIVRKVDELGRVVIPIELRRTLDIAVKDALEIYVDNDRIILKKYKPNMTCQVTGEVSDDNLSIAGGKIILSPMGAKEIMSELEDYLAKNQ, encoded by the coding sequence ATGAAATCAACAGGAATTGTAAGAAAAGTTGATGAACTGGGTCGTGTGGTTATTCCGATCGAACTTCGCCGCACATTGGATATCGCAGTCAAAGATGCACTCGAAATTTACGTGGACAATGATCGCATAATCCTGAAAAAATACAAGCCGAACATGACTTGTCAAGTAACTGGCGAGGTATCCGATGACAATCTCTCTATTGCTGGCGGAAAAATTATCCTCAGTCCAATGGGTGCAAAGGAAATCATGAGTGAATTGGAAGATTATCTGGCCAAAAATCAGTAA
- a CDS encoding zinc-binding metallopeptidase family protein has translation MKTVRDGCDSCSAALLNNEESELSDAHKQIKVMSYQELELYVREKHSNEWIDAKINQISTHLTWDKREQSIRITEMLLNSCPEIGPVAVCFFAPPYYPAVNSSEDPLVKKIISRLKNDATVHPDRKLKHRHFFNGISDLSYVVQAKSEDNAEFISKNMPVWKRGYSIPFEDISQLKAPVLNMGSFGKDPHLRSERLHKQSAFIETPKLIRTVIDEIINSSKGDDD, from the coding sequence ATGAAAACAGTACGTGATGGGTGTGACAGCTGTAGTGCTGCCCTGTTGAACAACGAGGAATCTGAACTGAGTGACGCACATAAACAGATCAAAGTGATGTCTTATCAAGAACTGGAGCTATATGTCAGGGAGAAGCATTCTAATGAATGGATTGATGCAAAAATTAATCAAATATCAACTCATTTAACATGGGACAAACGTGAACAGTCGATTCGAATCACGGAAATGCTTCTGAACAGTTGTCCTGAAATTGGACCAGTCGCTGTATGTTTCTTTGCTCCTCCATATTATCCGGCAGTGAACAGTTCAGAAGATCCACTTGTGAAGAAAATTATCAGTCGATTGAAAAATGATGCCACTGTTCATCCCGACAGAAAGCTGAAACATCGGCATTTTTTTAATGGAATCAGTGATTTAAGCTATGTGGTTCAAGCGAAATCAGAAGATAATGCAGAATTCATTTCAAAAAACATGCCTGTTTGGAAGAGGGGCTATTCGATTCCTTTTGAAGATATTTCACAACTGAAGGCCCCGGTATTGAACATGGGTTCTTTTGGTAAGGATCCCCACTTAAGATCAGAACGTCTGCATAAACAAAGTGCGTTTATAGAAACGCCAAAGTTGATCAGAACAGTCATAGACGAGATTATTAATTCTTCAAAAGGAGATGATGACTAA
- a CDS encoding FAD-dependent oxidoreductase, giving the protein MSTEVIITGSGMGGLTAGALLAKEGYRVTLLEAAAEWGGCASKFQRKSYRFASGATLAMGYEHDGIHERINRHLNIALSVVPLEEVMRVEIGGRSLPYFTSRARMLKMWEEAEPEYAERIHAFYKKIWQAGTVLAKHMRSYPVLPPVKLRELIPVAERLSPGSFALIPNLNRTLGDLIEELDLGGCKSFIHFIDGTLMDSMQSTHAEVHFLMGAAALNVYHEGSFYVDGGLYEQAEAYVEVIKAHGGRVLKPRMVTSVKKMNGVWHVRDHRNNHYEAKHVVLNTGISQLPDILEHSVFESLSGRLKKRIDPKLQWGTYTQYFAVKEECIPPNAPYFYQIMLDPDLPGHGKNHFFISLSRKEDRLRAPAGFRTLTVSTHIKLNEWQDKTEYDRLSEDIHSAVLGKLEDLFPGFSDNQVIYESGGPVAWERFTKRKGGAVGGYPMNRNYALWRAVSHRTPHKGLWLCGDTVFPGAGSIGAASSGVHVARSITGRKLL; this is encoded by the coding sequence ATGTCAACAGAAGTTATCATAACGGGGTCGGGCATGGGTGGATTAACGGCAGGTGCACTATTGGCAAAAGAAGGTTATCGTGTAACGCTTCTTGAGGCAGCTGCAGAATGGGGAGGGTGCGCATCGAAATTCCAACGGAAGTCTTACCGTTTTGCCAGTGGTGCGACATTGGCTATGGGGTATGAACATGACGGTATCCACGAGCGAATCAATCGTCACCTGAATATTGCATTATCCGTCGTTCCGCTCGAAGAAGTGATGCGTGTTGAAATTGGCGGACGCTCTCTTCCTTATTTCACTTCAAGAGCCAGAATGCTGAAAATGTGGGAGGAAGCAGAACCTGAGTATGCAGAACGAATTCATGCTTTTTACAAAAAAATCTGGCAAGCAGGAACAGTTCTCGCAAAGCATATGCGTTCTTATCCTGTACTTCCTCCTGTGAAACTGAGAGAACTGATTCCAGTTGCTGAACGATTGAGTCCAGGAAGTTTTGCGCTGATTCCAAACTTGAATCGAACACTTGGAGACCTGATTGAGGAACTGGATTTAGGTGGATGCAAATCGTTTATTCATTTTATTGATGGAACATTAATGGATAGCATGCAATCAACCCATGCCGAAGTCCATTTTCTGATGGGTGCTGCCGCTCTGAATGTCTATCATGAGGGGTCATTTTATGTGGATGGTGGATTATATGAACAGGCAGAAGCTTATGTGGAAGTTATTAAGGCACATGGTGGGCGTGTACTGAAACCCAGAATGGTGACTTCAGTAAAGAAAATGAATGGAGTATGGCATGTTAGGGATCACCGGAACAATCACTATGAGGCAAAGCACGTAGTATTGAATACGGGAATCAGTCAGCTGCCGGATATATTGGAGCACTCTGTTTTTGAATCATTATCTGGCAGATTAAAAAAGAGGATTGACCCGAAATTGCAGTGGGGGACGTATACACAATATTTTGCGGTGAAAGAGGAATGTATTCCTCCAAATGCGCCGTATTTTTATCAGATTATGCTTGATCCTGATCTTCCCGGTCACGGAAAGAATCATTTTTTTATTTCTTTATCCAGAAAGGAAGATCGTTTACGCGCACCCGCAGGGTTTAGAACGTTGACGGTATCCACACACATTAAACTAAATGAATGGCAGGATAAAACGGAGTATGACAGATTATCAGAAGACATACACTCAGCAGTTTTAGGAAAACTCGAAGATTTATTTCCAGGTTTTAGCGATAACCAGGTGATCTATGAATCTGGTGGGCCTGTTGCATGGGAGCGATTCACAAAACGAAAAGGTGGAGCCGTCGGTGGTTATCCGATGAACAGGAACTATGCGTTGTGGCGAGCGGTCTCACATCGCACACCTCATAAGGGCTTATGGTTATGTGGCGATACGGTATTTCCAGGAGCTGGTTCAATTGGTGCAGCCAGTAGTGGCGTGCACGTAGCAAGGTCTATTACTGGAAGGAAACTTCTTTAA